In Arachis hypogaea cultivar Tifrunner chromosome 17, arahy.Tifrunner.gnm2.J5K5, whole genome shotgun sequence, a single window of DNA contains:
- the LOC112764047 gene encoding serine/threonine-protein kinase MPS1 isoform X1 yields MDGKANLPTNSATGTAAATTTTSTSTSTATSSSFSSSSNSPTDFLRHVQAALKRHRPLGSMQSNCIRPKRSVLPQQNLSGTATAAVDVNKPLDVSSKQLLPRRIKKATAAAEGQNNASITPPLISGTCNDTYDGEGCNSFNAHVQQHQGKGVNNAGVASLLAGSSNVDGLKKVQFSIDTNTSVQGAHVAKGTELENLSSYMSSLGLTEMDWVESSQHDPPVGFKQDSNNQRVECNMNLRSEGGISSMLPKRTTVTQDNLQQFRNFLSQPATQSSVVGPSCATTTSVHSTSAPMLNSTTRYSHLLVDSGSCVTVEPMGEINVNPKAVAEGVIEPPNTSLKDINRMSIDKAATAAQAPRSADAELGLQEHNQSKEQQGGKVKENSISKYSSCLDNKSTIAKEPAEISKPQSQAPGPQTSCSDVKSESSNLEKREKGASSKGLTSRKRTYDPDLFFKVNGKLYQRLGKIGSGGSSEVHKVISSDCKIYALKKIKLKGRDYATAYGFCQEIEYLNRLKGKDNIIQLIDYEVTDKALLAEVMKGSLSNKDGRVKDDGYIYMVLEYGEIDLAHMLSQKWKELDGCNQTIDENWLRFYWQQILQAVNTIHEERIVHSDLKPANFLLVKGSLKLIDFGIAKAIMSDTTNIQRESQVGTLSYMSPEAFMCNETDANGNVIKCGRPSDIWSLGCILYQMVYGRTPFSEYKTFWAKFKVITDPNHEITYEPVPNPWLMDLMKKCLAWDRNERWRIPQLLQHPFLVPPVPSIPSFSQDQGCKLLQLIAETCKYDPVTSQLCCQLQQVLDDPANLVTPQSLNSRDQQGKLLSRASELCIQLQARLANSDNK; encoded by the exons ATGGATGGGAAGGCTAACCTTCCGACCAACTCCGCCACTGGAACCGCAGCAGCCACCACCACCActtccacctccacctccaccgctACCTCCTCTTcattttcctcttcttccaaCTCTCCTACTGACTTCCTCCGCCATGTTCAAGCTGCCTTGAAGCGCCACCGCCCTCTCG GTTCAATGCAGTCCAATTGCATAAGGCCGAAGCGCTCAGTGCTTCCACAACAAAACTTGTCCGGAACTGCAACTGCTGCTGTGGATGTGAACAAGCCTTTAGATGTGTCGTCGAAGCAATTGCTTCCGCGCAGAATAAAGAAAGCAACTGCTGCAGCTGAAGGTCAAAACAACGCCTCTATCACGCCTCCTTTGATTTCAGGGACTTGCAACGATACCTATGATGGCGAAGGTTGTAACTCATTCAATGCGCATGTGCAACAACATCAGGGGAAGGGTGTTAACAATGCTGGTGTGGCTTCCCTGCTTGCAGGATCTTCCAATGTGGATGGTCTGAAGAAAGTTCAGTTTTCGATTGACACCAACACTAGCGTGCAGG GGGCCCATGTTGCAAAGGGCACTGAGTTGGAGAACTTGTCATCTTATATGAGTTCACTTGGATTGACAGAAATGGATTGGGTTGAAAGCAGCCAACATGATCCACCAGTTGGATTCAAGCAAGATTCGAATAATCAAAGGGTAGAATGTAACATGAATTTGAGATCCGAGGGAGGAATAAGTTCTATGTTGCCTAAGAGAACTACTGTTACTCAGGACAATCTCCAGCAGTTCAGAAACTTTTTAAGTCAGCCAGCAACTCAATCTTCAGTTGTGGGACCTTCTTGTGCTACAACTACCTCAGTCCATTCAACTTCTGCTCCCATGCTCAATTCAACAACTCGTTATTCTCATTTGCTTGTAGATAGTGGTTCATGTGTAACAGTGGAACCTATGGGGGAGATTAATGTTAATCCTAAAGCTGTAGCTGAAGGGGTTATTGAACCTCCAAATACTTCCCTGAAGGACATTAATAGAATGTCAATTGATAAGGCAGCAACAGCTGCCCAAGCTCCCCGTTCTGCTGATGCAGAGTTGGGACTTCAGGAGCACAACCAATCTAAGGAGCAACAGGGAGGCAAGGTAAAAGAAAATAGCATTTCAAAATATTCATCATGTCTTGACAATAAGTCAACTATAGCAAAAGAGCCTGCAGAGATTTCCAAACCACAATCCCAGGCTCCAGGTCCCCAAACTTCATGTTCAGATGTGAAGTCAGAGTCTTCTAACTTAGAAAAACGAGAGAAGGGTGCAAGTAGTAAAGGTCTAACATCTCGGAAAAGGACCTATGACCCTGATTTGTTTTTTAAAGTCAATGGCAAGCTTTATCAAAGGCTTGGCAAGATAGGCAGTGGAGGAAGCAGCGAGGTACATAAGGTGATCTCTTCAGACTGTAAGATCTATGCACTTAAGAAGATCAAGCTCAAGGGTCGGGATTATGCTACAGCATATGGGTTTTGTCAAGAGATTGAGTATTTAAATAGGCTGAAAGGAAAGGATAACATTATACAGCTTATAGACTATGAG GTGACCGACAAAGCTTTGCTAGCAGAAGTCATGAAAGGATCCTTAAGTAACAAGGATGGGCGAGTCAAGGATGATGGATATATATACATGGTACTTGAATATGGGGAAATTGATTTGGCTCACATGTTGTCCCAGAAGTGGAAGGAACTGGATGGATGCAACCAGACTATTGATGAGAACTGGCTGCGATTTTATTGGCAG CAAATTCTTCAGGCTGTCAACACCATTCATGAGGAGCGTATTGTGCACTCTGATTTGAAGCCAGCCAACTTCCTCCTTGTCAAGGGTTCCCTGAAACTAATTGATTTTGGCATAGCCAAAGCAATAATGAGTGATACAACTAACATCCAACGGGAGTCACAG GTGGGAACTCTTAGTTACATGTCTCCAGAGGCATTTATGTGTAATGAGACCGATGCAAATGGAAACGTAATTAAGTGTGGACGGCCGTCAGATATCTGGTCCTTGGGCTGCATCCTTTATCAAATGGTATATGGGAGAACACCTTTTTCTGAATACAAGACATTTTGGGCAAAATTCAAAGTCATAACTGATCCAAACCATGAAATTACCTATGAACCTGTCCCAAACCCATGGCTTATGGATCTTATGAAGAAATGCCTTGCATGGGATCGCAATGAAAGGTGGAGAATCCCTCAGCTACTCCAACATCCTTTTCTTGTTCCTCCTGTACCAAGTATTCCATCTTTCTCCCAAGACCAAGGCTGTAAGTTGCTTCAGCTTATTGCTGAAACTTGTAAATATGACCCTGTAACATCCCAACTATGCTGTCAGCTCCAACAGGTCCTTGATGATCCCGCAAATTTGGTAACTCCTCAGTCATTAAATTCGCGAGATCAACAAGGAAAACTGCTATCCAGAGCATCAGAATTGTGTATTCAGCTGCAGGCACGTTTGGCAAATTCGGATAACAAGTAG
- the LOC112764047 gene encoding serine/threonine-protein kinase MPS1 isoform X2, which translates to MDGKANLPTNSATGTAAATTTTSTSTSTATSSSFSSSSNSPTDFLRHVQAALKRHRPLGSMQSNCIRPKRSVLPQQNLSGTATAAVDVNKPLDVSSKQLLPRRIKKATAAAEGQNNASITPPLISGTCNDTYDGEGCNSFNAHVQQHQGKGVNNAGVASLLAGSSNVDGLKKVQFSIDTNTSVQEMDWVESSQHDPPVGFKQDSNNQRVECNMNLRSEGGISSMLPKRTTVTQDNLQQFRNFLSQPATQSSVVGPSCATTTSVHSTSAPMLNSTTRYSHLLVDSGSCVTVEPMGEINVNPKAVAEGVIEPPNTSLKDINRMSIDKAATAAQAPRSADAELGLQEHNQSKEQQGGKVKENSISKYSSCLDNKSTIAKEPAEISKPQSQAPGPQTSCSDVKSESSNLEKREKGASSKGLTSRKRTYDPDLFFKVNGKLYQRLGKIGSGGSSEVHKVISSDCKIYALKKIKLKGRDYATAYGFCQEIEYLNRLKGKDNIIQLIDYEVTDKALLAEVMKGSLSNKDGRVKDDGYIYMVLEYGEIDLAHMLSQKWKELDGCNQTIDENWLRFYWQQILQAVNTIHEERIVHSDLKPANFLLVKGSLKLIDFGIAKAIMSDTTNIQRESQVGTLSYMSPEAFMCNETDANGNVIKCGRPSDIWSLGCILYQMVYGRTPFSEYKTFWAKFKVITDPNHEITYEPVPNPWLMDLMKKCLAWDRNERWRIPQLLQHPFLVPPVPSIPSFSQDQGCKLLQLIAETCKYDPVTSQLCCQLQQVLDDPANLVTPQSLNSRDQQGKLLSRASELCIQLQARLANSDNK; encoded by the exons ATGGATGGGAAGGCTAACCTTCCGACCAACTCCGCCACTGGAACCGCAGCAGCCACCACCACCActtccacctccacctccaccgctACCTCCTCTTcattttcctcttcttccaaCTCTCCTACTGACTTCCTCCGCCATGTTCAAGCTGCCTTGAAGCGCCACCGCCCTCTCG GTTCAATGCAGTCCAATTGCATAAGGCCGAAGCGCTCAGTGCTTCCACAACAAAACTTGTCCGGAACTGCAACTGCTGCTGTGGATGTGAACAAGCCTTTAGATGTGTCGTCGAAGCAATTGCTTCCGCGCAGAATAAAGAAAGCAACTGCTGCAGCTGAAGGTCAAAACAACGCCTCTATCACGCCTCCTTTGATTTCAGGGACTTGCAACGATACCTATGATGGCGAAGGTTGTAACTCATTCAATGCGCATGTGCAACAACATCAGGGGAAGGGTGTTAACAATGCTGGTGTGGCTTCCCTGCTTGCAGGATCTTCCAATGTGGATGGTCTGAAGAAAGTTCAGTTTTCGATTGACACCAACACTAGCGTGCAGG AAATGGATTGGGTTGAAAGCAGCCAACATGATCCACCAGTTGGATTCAAGCAAGATTCGAATAATCAAAGGGTAGAATGTAACATGAATTTGAGATCCGAGGGAGGAATAAGTTCTATGTTGCCTAAGAGAACTACTGTTACTCAGGACAATCTCCAGCAGTTCAGAAACTTTTTAAGTCAGCCAGCAACTCAATCTTCAGTTGTGGGACCTTCTTGTGCTACAACTACCTCAGTCCATTCAACTTCTGCTCCCATGCTCAATTCAACAACTCGTTATTCTCATTTGCTTGTAGATAGTGGTTCATGTGTAACAGTGGAACCTATGGGGGAGATTAATGTTAATCCTAAAGCTGTAGCTGAAGGGGTTATTGAACCTCCAAATACTTCCCTGAAGGACATTAATAGAATGTCAATTGATAAGGCAGCAACAGCTGCCCAAGCTCCCCGTTCTGCTGATGCAGAGTTGGGACTTCAGGAGCACAACCAATCTAAGGAGCAACAGGGAGGCAAGGTAAAAGAAAATAGCATTTCAAAATATTCATCATGTCTTGACAATAAGTCAACTATAGCAAAAGAGCCTGCAGAGATTTCCAAACCACAATCCCAGGCTCCAGGTCCCCAAACTTCATGTTCAGATGTGAAGTCAGAGTCTTCTAACTTAGAAAAACGAGAGAAGGGTGCAAGTAGTAAAGGTCTAACATCTCGGAAAAGGACCTATGACCCTGATTTGTTTTTTAAAGTCAATGGCAAGCTTTATCAAAGGCTTGGCAAGATAGGCAGTGGAGGAAGCAGCGAGGTACATAAGGTGATCTCTTCAGACTGTAAGATCTATGCACTTAAGAAGATCAAGCTCAAGGGTCGGGATTATGCTACAGCATATGGGTTTTGTCAAGAGATTGAGTATTTAAATAGGCTGAAAGGAAAGGATAACATTATACAGCTTATAGACTATGAG GTGACCGACAAAGCTTTGCTAGCAGAAGTCATGAAAGGATCCTTAAGTAACAAGGATGGGCGAGTCAAGGATGATGGATATATATACATGGTACTTGAATATGGGGAAATTGATTTGGCTCACATGTTGTCCCAGAAGTGGAAGGAACTGGATGGATGCAACCAGACTATTGATGAGAACTGGCTGCGATTTTATTGGCAG CAAATTCTTCAGGCTGTCAACACCATTCATGAGGAGCGTATTGTGCACTCTGATTTGAAGCCAGCCAACTTCCTCCTTGTCAAGGGTTCCCTGAAACTAATTGATTTTGGCATAGCCAAAGCAATAATGAGTGATACAACTAACATCCAACGGGAGTCACAG GTGGGAACTCTTAGTTACATGTCTCCAGAGGCATTTATGTGTAATGAGACCGATGCAAATGGAAACGTAATTAAGTGTGGACGGCCGTCAGATATCTGGTCCTTGGGCTGCATCCTTTATCAAATGGTATATGGGAGAACACCTTTTTCTGAATACAAGACATTTTGGGCAAAATTCAAAGTCATAACTGATCCAAACCATGAAATTACCTATGAACCTGTCCCAAACCCATGGCTTATGGATCTTATGAAGAAATGCCTTGCATGGGATCGCAATGAAAGGTGGAGAATCCCTCAGCTACTCCAACATCCTTTTCTTGTTCCTCCTGTACCAAGTATTCCATCTTTCTCCCAAGACCAAGGCTGTAAGTTGCTTCAGCTTATTGCTGAAACTTGTAAATATGACCCTGTAACATCCCAACTATGCTGTCAGCTCCAACAGGTCCTTGATGATCCCGCAAATTTGGTAACTCCTCAGTCATTAAATTCGCGAGATCAACAAGGAAAACTGCTATCCAGAGCATCAGAATTGTGTATTCAGCTGCAGGCACGTTTGGCAAATTCGGATAACAAGTAG